A single Thermaerobacter sp. FW80 DNA region contains:
- a CDS encoding glycosyltransferase family 9 protein, producing the protein MTGRRTLPASSQASSRDVTGADGIPDGTRAAPDILVVLLCPLGDTLFATPALRALRRHFPRAHITALCWTANEPLLRHNPHLDEVVACPGAWDLALSTVRMLDRRFDIGVGLSHFGSWVTPFFRARVRVGFHGLGRFRRPGRLPPARGAARSADRRTGLRASLGRLPVAGGRRWRLVGPPAGPGPVAAVQGWWARHGRGATEGCGGAEFGGTPVGRSVHLRRRFGRADDGGTERAWRWPWRRLAALGGTAPDRELHAIEYCLQVVARLGCAPCGLEMELVTGPDERGRAAALLAGLPGDGPVVALHPGADHFPAKRWPVDRFALLADRLAERYGARVVLVGGPGDVPLAAAIRERVQRAPLLDLTGRLALLETAAVLERVDLMVGNDSGPLHMAVAVGTPVVALFGPSEPRHFAPLDPRHRVLVGPCLRGRRCVRWLNGPLAYLQAAECRCEAMATIGVEAVVAAAGELLGAGRRPGAPGPAAAEATGGSAGDGGAGG; encoded by the coding sequence ATGACGGGGCGCCGGACGCTGCCGGCATCCTCGCAGGCATCCTCCCGGGACGTCACCGGTGCCGACGGGATACCGGACGGCACCCGGGCGGCTCCCGACATCCTGGTCGTTTTGCTTTGCCCGCTGGGTGACACCCTCTTCGCCACCCCGGCCCTGCGTGCCCTGAGGCGGCACTTCCCGCGCGCCCACATCACCGCGCTGTGCTGGACCGCCAACGAGCCGCTGTTGCGCCACAACCCGCACCTGGACGAGGTGGTGGCCTGCCCCGGCGCCTGGGACCTGGCCCTGTCCACCGTCCGGATGCTGGACCGGCGCTTCGACATCGGCGTCGGCCTGTCCCACTTCGGCAGCTGGGTGACGCCCTTCTTCCGCGCCCGGGTGCGGGTGGGCTTCCATGGTCTCGGCCGCTTCCGCCGTCCCGGTCGGCTGCCCCCCGCCAGGGGTGCGGCGCGATCCGCCGACCGACGGACGGGTTTGCGGGCGTCCCTGGGACGGCTGCCGGTGGCGGGCGGCCGTCGCTGGCGACTCGTCGGACCGCCGGCAGGGCCGGGTCCGGTCGCGGCGGTCCAGGGGTGGTGGGCTCGGCACGGACGCGGGGCGACGGAGGGCTGTGGGGGTGCAGAGTTCGGCGGGACCCCGGTGGGCCGTTCCGTCCACCTGCGCCGGCGCTTCGGCCGGGCGGATGACGGGGGGACCGAGCGCGCCTGGCGCTGGCCCTGGCGCCGCCTGGCCGCCCTCGGCGGCACCGCGCCCGACCGGGAGCTCCACGCCATCGAGTACTGCCTCCAGGTGGTGGCGCGCCTCGGTTGCGCGCCCTGTGGATTGGAGATGGAGCTGGTCACCGGTCCGGACGAACGCGGCCGCGCCGCGGCGCTGCTGGCCGGCCTGCCGGGGGACGGGCCCGTGGTGGCCCTGCACCCGGGTGCCGACCACTTCCCCGCCAAGCGCTGGCCCGTGGATCGGTTCGCCCTGCTGGCGGACCGCCTGGCGGAGCGTTACGGCGCCCGGGTGGTCCTGGTCGGCGGCCCCGGCGACGTGCCGCTGGCGGCGGCCATCCGGGAGCGGGTCCAGCGGGCACCGCTGCTGGACCTGACGGGACGCCTGGCCCTCCTGGAGACGGCGGCGGTGTTGGAGCGGGTCGACCTCATGGTGGGCAACGACAGCGGCCCCCTGCACATGGCCGTCGCCGTGGGCACGCCGGTGGTGGCCCTCTTCGGCCCCTCCGAGCCGCGGCACTTCGCTCCCCTCGACCCGCGGCACCGGGTGCTGGTGGGCCCATGCCTGCGGGGCCGCCGCTGCGTGCGCTGGCTCAACGGCCCCCTCGCCTACCTGCAGGCGGCGGAGTGTCGCTGCGAGGCGATGGCCACCATCGGCGTGGAGGCGGTGGTGGCGGCGGCCGGCGAGCTGTTGGGCGCTGGCCGCCGGCCCGGGGCGCCTGGCCCGGCGGCCGCCGAGGCGACCGGTGGTTCGGCCGGCGACGGGGGTGCCGGCGGATGA